The Candidatus Beckwithbacteria bacterium genome has a segment encoding these proteins:
- a CDS encoding FtsX-like permease family protein: MDLIEIFNESSLTLTVNKVRTGLAMLGVIIGIGSVIALMSLGQASQKNITDQIQSLGANLLTIQPGASREGGIRGASGSRESLTLDDAKAIKSEISLISDISPVISGNSQIIAGRNNTNTQVYGVYPEYLTVNNVEIEYGSFISERQITAMSRVAVLGPDVVTDLFGEGANPVGQSIRIDSQSLKIIGVTTSKGGTGMMSQDSMIFVPLTVAQKILYGQNYLSTLSLSVVNENSMSQAQDEVEALLLKRHGISDPDSADFRIMNQEDLIDTVSSVTGTFTTLLAGIAAISLVVGGIGIMNIMLVTVTERTREIGLRKALGAKKRVVIYQFLIEAILITFIGGIIGVVIGISISLILSSVMSLPFTIAPTSILLAFGVSVLIGVVFGWYPAQKAAKLQPIEALRYE; this comes from the coding sequence ATGGATCTAATTGAAATTTTTAACGAAAGCAGTTTAACTCTAACAGTCAACAAAGTTCGAACAGGCTTAGCTATGTTGGGAGTTATTATCGGTATCGGCAGCGTAATTGCTTTAATGTCTTTAGGACAAGCTTCTCAAAAAAATATCACTGATCAAATTCAATCTTTAGGAGCCAACTTATTGACTATTCAACCTGGGGCTTCTCGTGAGGGAGGTATTAGAGGTGCTAGTGGTAGTCGAGAATCATTAACACTTGATGATGCTAAGGCCATTAAATCAGAAATATCCTTAATTTCCGATATCTCACCAGTTATTTCAGGTAACTCGCAAATCATTGCTGGTAGAAATAATACTAACACCCAAGTTTATGGAGTATACCCAGAATATCTGACGGTTAATAATGTGGAGATAGAGTATGGCTCATTTATTAGTGAACGGCAGATTACTGCTATGAGTAGAGTAGCCGTATTGGGGCCCGATGTGGTAACCGATTTGTTTGGTGAAGGAGCCAATCCTGTTGGTCAGTCAATCCGGATTGATAGCCAATCTTTAAAAATAATCGGAGTAACTACTAGCAAAGGAGGGACTGGGATGATGAGCCAGGATAGTATGATTTTTGTGCCCCTAACCGTTGCCCAAAAAATACTGTATGGTCAAAATTATCTTTCTACTCTGAGCTTGAGTGTTGTTAATGAAAATTCGATGAGCCAGGCCCAAGATGAAGTAGAAGCTCTTTTGCTTAAGCGTCATGGGATTAGTGATCCAGATAGTGCTGATTTCCGGATCATGAATCAAGAAGATTTGATTGATACAGTTAGTTCGGTGACTGGAACTTTTACCACTCTTTTAGCTGGAATTGCAGCTATTTCTTTAGTAGTTGGTGGGATTGGAATTATGAATATTATGTTGGTCACCGTAACAGAAAGGACTCGGGAAATTGGGTTACGCAAAGCTTTAGGAGCTAAAAAGCGGGTTGTGATTTATCAATTTTTAATTGAAGCTATTTTGATCACCTTTATTGGAGGGATTATTGGAGTCGTAATCGGGATTAGTATTTCTCTTATTTTGTCTTCAGTGATGAGTTTGCCATTTACTATTGCCCCCACTTCAATTCTGCTGGCATTTGGAGTTTCAGTGCTGATTGGAGTTGTCTTTGGCTGGTATCCTGCTCAAAAAGCTGCAAAACTTCAGCCGATTGAAGCACTACGCTACGAATAA